The following coding sequences lie in one Bifidobacterium sp. ESL0690 genomic window:
- a CDS encoding DUF3021 family protein yields MQYQEKSAEDSLNGDTENIGNTETSSTKTDGMQPSVDIDFDFNECDDHDGAYSHSNQSPTRGESWPHALLSYAIKGILFGSAGAVLIEIFIPNWIPITRLGMLTMLLIDALIGIVTLVLQRSDLPLFVIIPTHLICTLLVCIGWICINGWQWHVFHEELTLFVVGFIVVYVVIWAGILFYFNFIASNINRRLSDRKHMRRKN; encoded by the coding sequence TTGCAATACCAAGAAAAATCGGCCGAGGACTCTTTGAACGGTGATACGGAAAACATCGGAAATACCGAAACCAGCAGTACGAAAACGGACGGCATGCAACCATCCGTCGATATTGATTTCGATTTCAACGAATGCGACGACCATGACGGAGCTTACAGCCACTCCAACCAATCACCGACGCGGGGCGAATCATGGCCGCACGCTCTCCTGAGCTATGCCATCAAAGGCATACTGTTCGGCTCGGCGGGCGCGGTCTTGATCGAGATATTCATTCCCAACTGGATTCCGATCACCAGGCTGGGAATGCTGACGATGCTCCTGATCGACGCACTGATTGGCATCGTCACGCTCGTCTTGCAGCGTTCCGACCTGCCGCTGTTCGTCATCATCCCCACGCACCTGATTTGCACGCTACTGGTTTGCATCGGCTGGATCTGCATCAACGGGTGGCAATGGCATGTCTTCCACGAGGAGCTCACCCTTTTCGTGGTCGGGTTCATCGTGGTGTACGTCGTGATCTGGGCCGGCATACTCTTCTATTTCAATTTCATCGCCAGCAACATCAACAGGCGCTTGAGTGACAGAAAGCACATGCGCCGCAAGAACTGA
- a CDS encoding LytTR family DNA-binding domain-containing protein, producing the protein MSITFRANPDLPKGSVNVIVEASEATEETVKLMQSIKTLQRRNMTTIAIETDGSYEIIPTAAIVAVEVDGEMLNIQILVNQDNTTRKGQLITTLTTHDTLVHFMTRLPSEFVRISRQVLINIRHLRSLKLSYSGNMSASLDGGKEEIVGRRYVPGLREVIGA; encoded by the coding sequence ATGAGCATCACGTTCCGCGCGAATCCTGATTTGCCTAAAGGCAGCGTGAATGTCATTGTCGAAGCGAGCGAAGCAACCGAGGAAACCGTTAAGCTGATGCAGTCGATCAAGACGTTGCAACGGCGCAACATGACCACCATCGCCATTGAAACCGACGGCAGCTACGAAATCATACCGACCGCCGCCATCGTCGCCGTGGAGGTCGACGGCGAGATGCTGAACATCCAGATTCTTGTCAACCAAGACAACACCACCCGAAAAGGCCAACTGATCACCACTCTGACTACCCACGACACGCTCGTCCATTTCATGACGCGGCTGCCTTCCGAATTCGTTCGTATATCGCGCCAGGTGCTGATCAACATACGCCACCTGCGCTCCCTGAAACTCAGCTATTCCGGCAATATGAGCGCAAGCCTCGACGGCGGCAAGGAAGAAATCGTCGGCCGACGCTATGTGCCGGGTCTTCGTGAAGTGATTGGAGCCTAA